The Sporomusaceae bacterium genomic sequence ACTCCTCTGGGCCGTCATGGCCGAAGTCGCCACAACAGGCGACCAGCCGCGCGTCACCGCCGCCGAAATAGCCGCCTTAGAGGCAACCATCGACAAATTCGACGCCGCCCTGCCGCCCCTCACCGCCTTCATCATCCCCGGCGACACCCCCGGCGGCGCGGCCCTCGACCTCGCCCGCACCGTTGCCCGGCGGGCCGAACGCCAGCTATGGCGGGTAGCCCGCGAGGAACCAGTCGGCGAACATATCCTTATCCTCGTAAACCGCCTGTCAGACCTGTGCTTTACCCTCGCCCGGGCGGAAATGGCCGGCAAACGGTGACCTAAAATGCCCATCTACGAATTCAAGTGCAATCAATGCAAAGCCAAATTCGAACAGCTCTGCCGCCACGACTGGCAGGGCGCCGTCTCCTGCCCGGCCTGCGGCGGCACAAACCTCGCCAAAGCCCTGTCCGCCTTCAGCTCGCCAGGCAGCGGCGGCGGCAAAAGCTGCGGCGGTTGCGCCGGCGGCAACTGCGCCACCTGCAAGTAGCGCCCGCAGGGCAGACAACGCGGTTGGAGCCTTATCGACAGCCGCGGCAAATAGTTGTCACAGGAACGCCCCCTACGTCATAAACTTATAGCGAGTATGTTGGGGAAGGGGCGAGGAGCAGTGAAGCTGAAAGTCTACTCAATGTCCGTGCCGCGGCCACTGCGGAGATTTTTGCGGATTTTTTGTAAAAATGGCTAAATACGGCAATACTAATAACCGCCTAAAGCAGGCGGTTATTCATTTCCTGCCTGCCTGCGACCGTCACCCGGCCATATTCTTTCCCAATCCAAAAGCAGGAATATTTGCATTTGACAGAGAATTAAGAGTACCGCATTTACTCGCGCCGCACTACCGTGTGGGACAGGAACTATACCAGCAGGGGGGACTTGATTTGAAAGAGTACAAAACCGACAAAATCCGGAATGTGGGCATCTTCGCTCATGGTGGCGCCGGCAAGACTTCACTCGCGGAAGCGCTCCTTTACAGCACCGGGGCTGTAAACCGTCTCGGCAAGGTAGACGACGGCACGGCCACCACCGACTTCGAGCCCGAGGAAGTCAAACGCAAAGTAACGATCAGCACCGGTCTGGCCCCTTGCGAATGGCGCGACCATAAAATAAATTTCCTCGACACGCCGGGTTACGCCGACTTCGTCGCCGAAGTCAAAGGCACGCTGCGGGCCGTAGACGCCGCGCTGATCGTCCTCTGCGCCGCCTCCGGGGTCGAGGTCGGGACCGAAAACGTCTGGAAATACGCCGAAGAAGACGGCGTGCCCCGCTTTGCCTTTATCAACAAAATGGACCGTGAAAACGCCGACTTCTACGCCACCCTCGACCAGATGAAAGAAAAATTCGGCAACAACATCTTCCCCATCCAGATACCCATCGGTGCCCAAGACAGCTTCAAAGGCATCATCGACCTCGTCAAAATGAAAGCCTACACCCCGGCCAACGCCCAGGGCACCCAGTACACCGAAGGCGCCATCCCCGCCGACCTCCAGGACAAAGCCGACGAAGCCAGGCTCGCCATGATCGAAGCGGCGGCCGAAGCCGACGACGACCTCCTCGCCAAATACCTCGAAGGCGAAGAACTCAGCGACGAAGAAATCCGCACCGGCCTTGTAAAAGGCGCGGCCCAGGGCAAATTCTGCCCTGTCCTGTGCGGCGCGGCCTATAAAAACATCGGCGCCCAGCAGCTCCTCGACGCCGTCATCGCCTACGCCCCCTCGCCGGAAAACACCGTCGCCAAAGGCCATCATCCCACCACCAAGGACCCCGTCGAACGCAAAACCGGCGACCCCTTCGCCGCCCTCGTCTTCAAAACGACCGCCGACCCCTTCGTCGGCCGTCTCAGCTACATCCGCGTCTTCTCCGGCCAGCTCAAGCCCGACTCCACCCTCTACAACGCCAGCCGCGAAAAAAGCGAGCGCATCGGCAACATCTTCACCATGCGCGGCAAAACCCAGGACACCCTCACCGTAGCCAACACCGGCGACATCGTCGTCGTTGCCAAGATGGCCGAGACCAAGACCGGCGACACAATCTGCGAAAAAGACAAACCCGTCATCTTCGAGCCCATCGCCTACCCCAAACCCATGTTCACCCTGGCCGTCGAAGCCAAAAACAAGGGCGACGAAGACAAAATCGGCAACGCCCTCGCCCGCATGGCTGACGAAGACCCCACCTTCACCCTCGAAAAGAACCTCGAAACCCACCAGCTCCTCGCCAGCGGCATAAGCGACATGCACATCGACGTCATCGCCGAGCGCATGAAACGTAAATTCGGCGTCGACGTCAAACTCAGCGACCCGCGCATCCCCTACCGCGAATCCATCCGTTCCAGCGTCAAAGTCGAATACAAACACAAAAAACAAAGCGGCGGCCACGGCCAATACGGCCACGTATGGCTCCAGCTCGACCCGCTGACCACCGGCGCCGGCTTCGAATTCGCCGAATCCATCTTCGGCGGCGCCGTCCCCCGCCAATATTTCCCGGCCGTCGAAAAAGGCGTCCGCGAAGCCATGGCCAACGGCATCATCGCCGGCTACCCCGTCACCGACATGAAAGTCACCCTCGTCGACGGCTCTTATCACGACGTCGACTCCTCGGAAATGGCCTTCAAAATCGCCGCCTCCGGCGCCATCAAAAAAGGCGCCCTCCAGGCCAAACCCATCCTCCTCGAGCCTGTCTACGGCGTCGAAGTCATCGTTCCCGAATCCTACATGGGCGACATCATTGGCGACTTCAACAGCCGCCGCGGCCGCATCCTCGGCATGGAGCCGATAGGCGGGGGCCTCGGCGTAGTCCGCGCCCAGGCGCCGCTCACCGAAGTCGTCCGCTACTCCATCGACCTCCGCTCCATGACCCAGGGGCGCGGCAAATTCGACATGTCCTTCGACCACTACGAAGAAGTCCCGCAGCGCATCGCCGAAGGCATCATCGCCGCCTACAAAAAAGACAAAGAAGACGAAGAATAACCAACGCAAAAACGCCGCCAATCACTGGCGGCGTTCTCTTTTCTTGTCGGGGCGGTTGAGTGACAACCACGTCAACTACCAGCGATGCCAGGGGCGATGCCGGTGATGATGCCAGGGCCGGTGCCAGTGCCCCCGGTAATAGCCATGGTGACCGCGGTACCACCAGTAATTGTGGCCGACGATGATAACCGTCCGGCTAGGAACGTAGCGCACCTGTTCGCTTTCCTGCTGCAGCGTGAACTTATAATCGCCGGGGTGCCAGCCATCCCGGCCGATAAATATCGCGGCCGGATCGGACTCGGCGCCGTCCAGCGACAAATTGAACGCCACATAACTGCCGCCGTCGATAAACATGTCGATAGCAGCCGTGTCGCCGAGATTGGTGAACTGGAAAGTTACCTTATCCCGATCGCCGCTCACCCGGAAAAAATCGTCGCCCCCCTTAGACTTCCCGAAAGTATCCCGGAACGCGCCGTCGGTGCGGATAGTGCCGCTGAACACATGCCTGCTCCCGTCGGTACTCGTCCGCAGATGCAAACCATCTCTATCCTGCCAGATAAAAAAGCCAGTATTGCGTCCCGGATCGAACGCCTCCGGCCTGTCCTCCAGATTGGGCGAATAAGCCGCCGCAAACCCTGTAAATCCGAGCGCCGCCAGCAGCACCAAAACAAAAACCGTCATCCGTTTCATCATATCCGCTCCCTTCAACAAATACAGAATATAACAATAATATGACAAGAATATGACAAAAACGCCCACCTGCGCTTGCCCTCAGGCAACGCAAAAACGCCGCCAGCATATCTGGCGGCGTCTCTTTTCTTTGGCAGGGGCGGCTGGATTCGAACCAACGCATGACGGAGTCAAAGTCCGTTGCCTTACCACTTGGCGACGCCCCTATATGAAGTTCCTTTAAATCCAATATACCACGGCAGTACGGTACGCCGCAACTCTTGCGGAGAACGCAGGCTGTGCGCCGGAGCTGCGGCTGAACGCGCCGTAAGGCTCGGGCCGACACAGCCGTACCGTCGCCAACGGACATCCGTGTCCGATGGCTCCTCGCCCGGCCGTCCATGGCCGGGCGTACGTTCGCGTTACCGGCTTCCTTCGCCAACGGCGCGGTAACAGCCTCCGCAACGGCGCATACGCCTGCGTTCTCCGCCGCCTCCGTCGCCACTGATTCAAGGTTATTTTGCTTACGATGTTCTCGTGAGGGTCTTATTCTTGGTTGGTCAGGGCGACAGGAATTAAACCTGCGGTCTCCGGCTCGACCCCAAGTGCACCATTTCCACCAAAAAGTTGAAATTATTGTATATTATAGGTACAAATAATATAATGAATTTGTTAAATAAAAGCAAATTATGCAATATAAAGGCGGTTGTTATGGTGAAATATGCTACACCTCGTATAATGGCAATTGACCTCGACAAAGATGCGATTACAAAACTAAAAGAAGATGGCTTCAACCTCTATAAGGGGACTTATGGATATAGGTATGAAACTGAAAAAAATGCAACCGTTGAATGTTTCCCAAACCACAAGTTGCAGCTATTGCATGAGATGGAGATCGCTATCGTCGATCTTAGTACACATAGTACAGGTCCTCAGACAATCCATGTAGGTAAAAGTCAGCAGGCAGAAAGAGAAGCCCTTATCTCTCCATATGGACAAAATTATTTTGATCCTACTTTTTTAGCAGCTAAATCTCATCAAGATTCGCTACAAAGTGTTCTTGATTCAGGAGGGGTAGTTATTGTTTTTGCTTCCCCCAAAAGAGAAGAAAAGTACTATACCGCGACTTATGAGAATGATTCGCGTGAGCGCGAATCTTCTTTTGAGATTTGTAATTATGAGTTTATAAACGAAAATATTTACATTAACGAATGCCTATTTGGAAAGGAAGTATACCCTGACGAGAAAGCTGACAGAAATAGGGAAATGGCGTCGTCGATTTCCGCTGGTTGTAACGACATTTCCTATGAATGTACATTCTATCTTGGAGATCAGGATATCTCTTTATTTAAAAACAAAGCAGGTAAAACAGTAGGTTTCTTACGGGTAAAGGATGTGAAAGGGAAACTCTGCCTGATGTTTGTCTTGCCACAATTTAGTGACAAGTACCGAGTTCTAAAGAATCTCTTTACTAATGTAATTCCCGATTTAAATCCAGATCTATTTCCTGACTTTGCCAAGAATAATTGGATGAACGATGATGAGTATCTTTTTCCAGAAGAAAAAGCGTTACTGTCTGAAAAAGCTCTAGTTGAAATGGAGTATAAGGATAAACTTGCTGGATACGAAAAACAAGTTGGCGATGTAAGGAGAAAATATGCGTTTTTATCTAACATTCTTTCAGTTGAAGGCTTCGACGATTACTTAGTCGATAATGTTGAAACAACATTGAATTATATAGGATATGAAAATGTCGTTAACATGGATACTGATAAGGAAAGGAAGGGAAACAAGCGAGAAGATTTACAAATCAGAGAAAAGGACAGACTGTCTATTATCGAGGTGAAGGGGCTAAAGAGCATTCCTTCAGAAAACGATTGTCGCGAAGTACAAAAATATGTAACTCGAGCTTTGAGAAGTGAAGACAGACCTCCAATTGTTCATGGTATTTTTATTGCTAACCACAAAAGGATATTACCTCCTTTAGAGAGAGATAATCCAGCTTTCACTCAGCCTCAAATTGAAGATGCTCTTGGAGAGAGATACACTCTTGTTTCGACCTGGGAACTGTTTCAAGCTACAAGACTACTACAAGAAGGGATACTGTCTTTTAACGATATCGACTTGGCGTTACATACTCCAGGCTTATTCCGGGCTATTCCTCCGTCCGCGACTTCAATAGGAAAAATTGAAGCACTTTACCAGGATACTGTTGCTTGTGTGATATTAGCCGCAGAACATATCAATAAAGGAGACGAACTGATAATAAAGAGCGGCAATGAATACTTCAAGCAAACGGTTAATGAAATGCGAGTTGATGACAAGCCTGTCAAGACAGCACAGCGAGGTGATAAGGTGTCAATCAAGATGAATCAGCCTATTAGAAAGTCAGCACAAATATACCTGAAATAGGAAAAGACCCTCACGATACGACTCGTGAGGGTCTTTACTTTCCATGGTCGGGGCGACAGGATTTGAACCTGCGACCTTTCGGTCCCGAACCGAACGCGCTACCAAACTGCGCTACGCCCCGTCATTCAACGTTTCTTAGTATACACCAAGGCGACGGAGAAAGTCAACTAGATACGCCTGGAAAGAAGGGACGAAAAATATAAAAAATATGGCCAATTGTTGGACAGGATTTTTCCTATTTTGGGCGAATGATTCAAATTACCACTCTAAAAGCGGGGGTCGATTGCATGAGGCGAACGAAAAAGGTTGTATTCACCGTGATAATTGCCCTGCTCATCGCCACTGCCGCCGCCCTGGCCGCGCCGTCCCCGCTTCTCAAACAGGGAATGAGCGGTGACGACATATACAAGCTTCAGATAAAATTGCTGGAGATCGGCTACTACGAAGACACCCCCGACGGCACATTCGGATCGCGGACCAAGGCCGCCGTCCAGGAATTCCAGCTCGACATCGGCATAGCCGCCGACGGCGTCGTTGGCCCCGCCACCCTGGCCGCCCTGCGCGACTACAAACC encodes the following:
- a CDS encoding cob(I)yrinic acid a,c-diamide adenosyltransferase, with the translated sequence MKIYTKTGDKGETSLYSGERVPKDSPRVEAYGTIDELDSALGLARALCAKEEVRAAVYDLQKLLWAVMAEVATTGDQPRVTAAEIAALEATIDKFDAALPPLTAFIIPGDTPGGAALDLARTVARRAERQLWRVAREEPVGEHILILVNRLSDLCFTLARAEMAGKR
- a CDS encoding zinc ribbon domain-containing protein; translated protein: MPIYEFKCNQCKAKFEQLCRHDWQGAVSCPACGGTNLAKALSAFSSPGSGGGKSCGGCAGGNCATCK
- the fusA gene encoding elongation factor G, which produces MKEYKTDKIRNVGIFAHGGAGKTSLAEALLYSTGAVNRLGKVDDGTATTDFEPEEVKRKVTISTGLAPCEWRDHKINFLDTPGYADFVAEVKGTLRAVDAALIVLCAASGVEVGTENVWKYAEEDGVPRFAFINKMDRENADFYATLDQMKEKFGNNIFPIQIPIGAQDSFKGIIDLVKMKAYTPANAQGTQYTEGAIPADLQDKADEARLAMIEAAAEADDDLLAKYLEGEELSDEEIRTGLVKGAAQGKFCPVLCGAAYKNIGAQQLLDAVIAYAPSPENTVAKGHHPTTKDPVERKTGDPFAALVFKTTADPFVGRLSYIRVFSGQLKPDSTLYNASREKSERIGNIFTMRGKTQDTLTVANTGDIVVVAKMAETKTGDTICEKDKPVIFEPIAYPKPMFTLAVEAKNKGDEDKIGNALARMADEDPTFTLEKNLETHQLLASGISDMHIDVIAERMKRKFGVDVKLSDPRIPYRESIRSSVKVEYKHKKQSGGHGQYGHVWLQLDPLTTGAGFEFAESIFGGAVPRQYFPAVEKGVREAMANGIIAGYPVTDMKVTLVDGSYHDVDSSEMAFKIAASGAIKKGALQAKPILLEPVYGVEVIVPESYMGDIIGDFNSRRGRILGMEPIGGGLGVVRAQAPLTEVVRYSIDLRSMTQGRGKFDMSFDHYEEVPQRIAEGIIAAYKKDKEDEE